A single window of Rhodococcus jostii RHA1 DNA harbors:
- a CDS encoding alpha/beta fold hydrolase, with amino-acid sequence MSPRKLESVILHHDVLRFVDVGEGPPVVLVHGLLGSHESWAPQISRLAKKHRVVAPDLFGHGQSDKPSGDYSLSAHAATLRDLMDHLGISSAAFVGHSLGGGIVMQLSYLFPERVDRLCLVSSGGLGREVSVFLKAATLPGSELVLPLLASDRLRRTTENILKHLGRLGLPVQPSRSATETWRSLETVSDKSSRAAFLASTRAVVGLRGQTVSAKQHFSKFESLPSLLVWGGRDRMIPASHAENLRRVVPHSRVEIFPRAGHFPQLDEPELFFRVLDEFLGPASEFPR; translated from the coding sequence GTGTCGCCGCGCAAGCTCGAGTCCGTGATCCTGCACCACGATGTCCTCAGGTTCGTCGACGTCGGAGAGGGACCGCCGGTGGTGCTCGTGCACGGCCTGCTCGGCTCCCATGAATCCTGGGCACCGCAAATCAGTAGGCTCGCCAAGAAGCATCGCGTCGTGGCACCCGACCTGTTCGGGCACGGCCAATCCGACAAACCCTCCGGTGACTACTCCCTCAGTGCCCACGCGGCCACCCTCCGCGACCTGATGGATCATCTCGGGATCTCCTCCGCCGCGTTCGTGGGCCATTCCCTCGGCGGCGGCATCGTGATGCAGCTGTCGTACCTGTTTCCCGAGCGAGTCGACCGTCTGTGTCTGGTGAGCAGCGGCGGCCTCGGCCGCGAGGTGAGCGTGTTCCTCAAGGCGGCCACTCTGCCTGGCAGCGAACTGGTCCTGCCCCTCTTGGCCTCCGACCGACTTCGGCGCACCACCGAGAACATCCTCAAACACCTGGGCCGGCTCGGGCTGCCCGTGCAGCCCAGTCGCAGCGCCACCGAAACCTGGCGATCCCTCGAGACCGTGTCCGACAAGTCTTCGCGAGCCGCGTTTCTCGCCTCCACCCGTGCCGTCGTGGGACTGCGCGGACAGACTGTCAGCGCCAAGCAACACTTCTCGAAGTTCGAGTCGCTTCCGTCGCTGCTGGTGTGGGGTGGCAGAGACAGAATGATTCCCGCCTCACACGCCGAGAACCTGCGCCGCGTGGTACCCCACAGTCGCGTCGAGATCTTTCCCCGCGCAGGTCACTTCCCTCAACTCGACGAACCGGAACTGTTCTTCCGCGTACTCGACGAATTCCTCGGTCCTGCTTCGGAATTCCCTCGGTGA
- a CDS encoding anti-sigma factor: MSAALDQLPIVLAAARTLTRRRGFALEEVAEVTHAIDEVGAMLIDAASIGSPLRCSFVVSGSVFLMTSTVTSRRCLPRHPDPRWRVLEALTDRVLTTDLPGESEGEHEIVVGFVTRRHWCT, translated from the coding sequence GTGAGCGCAGCCCTGGATCAGTTGCCGATAGTCCTGGCGGCGGCGCGGACGTTAACCCGCCGCCGCGGCTTCGCGCTCGAAGAGGTAGCGGAGGTCACCCACGCGATCGATGAGGTGGGCGCGATGTTGATCGATGCGGCGTCGATCGGGTCCCCACTGCGCTGTTCGTTCGTCGTCTCGGGCTCTGTCTTTCTCATGACGAGTACCGTCACCTCGCGCCGATGCCTTCCGCGGCACCCCGATCCGAGGTGGAGGGTGCTCGAGGCGTTGACCGATCGCGTGCTGACCACCGACCTTCCGGGGGAGTCGGAGGGCGAGCACGAAATCGTGGTCGGGTTCGTCACACGACGGCATTGGTGCACCTGA
- a CDS encoding Clp protease N-terminal domain-containing protein — protein sequence MFDKFSDQARHVVVLASDAARTHHHNHLGTEHLLTGIHAAGGPTAATLTNWGITSPHLDSALDEIPAYPNTDTECAGPPFTPTLTKTLVQSLREASLLGHHTIRTEHLLLALLADTTCTGTRILTHLTALSPHQMRDHLRHQLTEHPQPHE from the coding sequence GTGTTCGACAAATTCAGCGATCAAGCACGCCACGTCGTCGTCCTCGCCTCCGACGCGGCCCGCACCCACCACCACAACCACCTCGGCACCGAACACCTCCTCACCGGCATCCACGCCGCCGGCGGCCCCACCGCTGCCACCCTCACCAACTGGGGGATCACCAGCCCCCACCTGGACAGCGCCCTCGACGAGATCCCCGCCTACCCCAACACCGACACCGAATGCGCCGGACCCCCCTTCACCCCGACCTTGACAAAGACCCTCGTCCAAAGCCTGCGAGAAGCCTCCCTACTCGGACACCACACCATCCGCACCGAACACCTCCTCCTCGCCCTCCTCGCCGACACCACCTGCACCGGCACCCGAATCCTCACCCACCTCACCGCCCTCAGCCCGCACCAGATGCGCGACCACCTCCGACACCAACTCACCGAACACCCCCAACCCCACGAGTAG
- a CDS encoding MBL fold metallo-hydrolase: MRINKIRRDITALSDELEVPGIGHLPVNAYVLHAAEPVVVDTGLSLPGRGFMDTLGSVLDPADVEWIWLTHPDRDHTGALFDLLDAAPHARLITTFAGVGIMSCARPVPMDRVYLLNPGQSLDVGDRTLTALRPPLFDNPSTVGFYEDRSGAYFSSDCFGAPMETAELATANDVGYATPNAVRSAQHLWATVDSPWVHLVDETKFLPTVAALRALDPRWILSTHLPPADGRTAEFLDMLAEAPKSDPFIGPDQAALEQMLAGFEPAR; the protein is encoded by the coding sequence ATGCGTATCAACAAAATCCGACGTGATATCACCGCTCTCAGCGATGAACTGGAAGTACCGGGGATCGGGCACCTACCGGTGAACGCGTACGTTCTGCACGCCGCCGAACCCGTCGTCGTCGACACCGGACTCAGCCTGCCCGGACGCGGCTTCATGGACACCCTGGGCTCGGTGCTCGACCCCGCGGACGTCGAGTGGATCTGGCTGACACATCCGGACCGCGATCACACCGGCGCACTGTTCGACCTGCTCGACGCGGCGCCGCACGCCCGCCTGATCACGACCTTCGCGGGCGTAGGCATCATGTCCTGCGCACGGCCCGTCCCGATGGACCGGGTCTACCTGCTCAATCCGGGTCAATCCCTCGACGTCGGCGATCGGACACTGACGGCGCTGCGGCCCCCGCTGTTCGACAATCCCAGCACCGTGGGCTTCTACGAAGACCGCAGCGGCGCCTACTTCTCGTCGGATTGCTTCGGGGCGCCGATGGAGACCGCCGAACTCGCCACCGCCAACGACGTCGGGTACGCCACACCCAACGCCGTCCGTTCCGCGCAGCACCTGTGGGCCACCGTCGACAGTCCCTGGGTGCACCTGGTGGACGAGACGAAGTTCCTGCCCACCGTCGCCGCGCTGCGCGCGCTCGACCCGCGATGGATCCTCAGCACCCACCTCCCCCCGGCGGACGGACGCACCGCCGAGTTTCTGGACATGCTCGCCGAGGCACCGAAGTCAGACCCCTTCATCGGGCCCGACCAGGCCGCACTCGAGCAAATGCTGGCAGGCTTCGAACCCGCTCGCTGA
- a CDS encoding alpha/beta hydrolase, whose amino-acid sequence MNFYPFNDIETISPRPMLFIAGENAHSREFTEEAYRLAGDRKELVIVPGAGHVDLYDRAEMIPFDKLTEFYTQNLT is encoded by the coding sequence ATGAACTTTTACCCGTTCAACGACATCGAGACCATCTCACCCCGCCCGATGCTGTTCATCGCCGGCGAAAACGCGCACTCGCGCGAGTTCACCGAAGAGGCTTACCGCCTCGCCGGGGACCGCAAGGAACTGGTGATCGTGCCCGGTGCCGGTCACGTCGACCTCTACGACCGGGCCGAGATGATCCCGTTCGACAAGCTGACCGAGTTCTACACCCAGAACCTCACCTAA
- a CDS encoding DMT family transporter codes for MGSVEHRKRRCVFCGDSRVGECCVECVGDGVEAGHRRAESESVQGGVQVGWLGIVIAVPALWLVAHTGTQAGPVLSAAALDGLIAGLGIAVQYVALAQAGAGSGLWPVAAGRVAAILTIAPLLPSSGGAHIRWSLVPALAAGFTGAAAALALIAYLLAAREQLAVVAVVVSYLYPVVPVLLGVTVLGERPHPETGSRVTRRRVRGHPSRHQLTLSSAPIAPPTRRATAAAPLEGSGLTSAFGATTGPRVPAVSWALPSNVASAVWQWGWGWSSACHRGGSREVRRDSGRASVERCLLSDGHRISPGRQTA; via the coding sequence ATGGGGTCGGTCGAGCATCGGAAACGTCGGTGCGTGTTCTGCGGTGACAGCAGGGTGGGCGAGTGCTGCGTGGAATGCGTCGGCGACGGTGTCGAAGCAGGACACCGCCGTGCTGAGTCCGAGTCGGTCCAGGGCGGAGTGCAGGTCGGCTGGCTCGGTATCGTGATCGCGGTTCCGGCACTGTGGCTGGTCGCACACACCGGCACGCAGGCTGGACCCGTGCTGTCGGCCGCGGCCCTCGACGGCCTCATCGCGGGACTCGGGATTGCGGTGCAGTATGTGGCGTTGGCGCAGGCCGGCGCGGGGTCAGGATTGTGGCCCGTGGCCGCTGGGCGGGTTGCGGCGATCCTCACCATCGCGCCGCTGCTGCCGAGTTCGGGAGGCGCACACATCCGGTGGTCCCTGGTCCCGGCGTTGGCCGCCGGGTTCACGGGCGCGGCAGCGGCACTGGCGCTGATCGCGTATCTGCTCGCCGCGAGGGAGCAACTCGCCGTGGTCGCGGTGGTGGTGTCCTACCTCTACCCGGTCGTCCCCGTACTGCTCGGCGTCACCGTCCTTGGAGAACGCCCTCATCCCGAGACAGGCAGCCGGGTTACTCGTCGCCGCGTCCGCGGTCACCCTTCTCGCCACCAGCTGACCCTTTCGAGCGCACCCATTGCGCCGCCCACACGGAGGGCGACGGCGGCCGCGCCCCTCGAGGGGAGTGGGTTGACATCAGCTTTCGGCGCCACCACTGGCCCGCGGGTTCCGGCGGTCTCTTGGGCCCTGCCATCGAACGTCGCTTCCGCTGTGTGGCAATGGGGTTGGGGTTGGTCGTCGGCATGTCACCGCGGTGGTTCACGGGAGGTTCGACGAGATTCGGGTCGAGCATCGGTCGAGCGTTGTTTGCTCTCGGACGGGCACCGGATCAGTCCTGGGCGGCAAACCGCTTGA